In a genomic window of Mageeibacillus indolicus UPII9-5:
- a CDS encoding chromate transporter, producing MIWRLFWNFFRIGIFAFGGGYAVLPLIQRITVDEQKWFTPEIFADLVSLAEMTPGPLAVNAATFAGRKVGDTLGSLVATVAISLPAVIIVVILAVIGQKIYHYNLTKHVLSDFRPMIVGLIAAGGISLLITAVRETLLNLPITKLYPAIETCFNILVIVVLFCGLKFKKLSPVTAIIVGGLAAVVLHSVAAMVYDII from the coding sequence ATGATTTGGCGATTATTTTGGAATTTTTTCCGCATCGGAATTTTTGCTTTCGGCGGCGGCTATGCGGTTTTGCCGCTCATTCAGAGAATTACTGTGGATGAGCAAAAGTGGTTTACCCCGGAAATATTTGCCGATTTGGTGAGCTTGGCAGAGATGACACCTGGCCCTTTAGCCGTAAATGCGGCGACATTTGCCGGACGTAAAGTTGGCGATACGCTTGGATCACTGGTTGCTACGGTGGCCATAAGCCTGCCGGCGGTGATCATTGTGGTAATTTTGGCAGTTATCGGGCAAAAAATTTATCACTACAATCTGACTAAACACGTATTAAGCGATTTTCGCCCTATGATTGTCGGCTTGATTGCCGCAGGGGGAATCAGTTTGTTGATTACCGCAGTGCGTGAGACATTGCTAAATCTGCCAATCACCAAGCTGTATCCGGCGATTGAAACATGTTTTAATATATTGGTAATAGTTGTTTTATTTTGTGGCCTTAAGTTTAAAAAGCTATCGCCGGTGACGGCGATTATCGTAGGTGGACTTGCGGCGGTTGTATTACATAGCGTTGCTGCAATGGTGTATGATATAATCTAG
- a CDS encoding chromate transporter, with protein sequence MVKKKYGIIKIFFTMLYLSAFTFGGGYVIISFMRRTFVDKWEAFTEEEMLNMLALAQAAPGPAAVNSATVVGYNLAGIPGVLAAVIGTLIPPFITFSVISYFYEAIMQNHWLALAMQGMKLAVAAVVIQTAEALFCPLWQKSSKSSRYRLSIITIVVVLAVAVFKLNPIWVIIGILLFSIFSYKFLIGRKKIQG encoded by the coding sequence ATGGTAAAGAAAAAATACGGAATCATAAAAATATTTTTTACAATGCTTTATCTAAGTGCATTTACTTTTGGCGGTGGCTACGTGATAATTTCATTTATGCGGCGCACCTTTGTCGATAAATGGGAGGCTTTTACCGAGGAAGAAATGCTCAACATGTTGGCCTTGGCGCAAGCTGCCCCTGGTCCGGCTGCGGTTAATTCCGCAACTGTCGTGGGCTACAATCTGGCCGGCATACCTGGAGTATTGGCGGCAGTGATCGGTACACTCATACCGCCGTTCATTACTTTCAGCGTAATAAGTTACTTCTATGAGGCGATAATGCAGAATCATTGGCTGGCTTTGGCCATGCAGGGCATGAAGTTGGCGGTTGCTGCAGTTGTTATTCAGACGGCCGAAGCACTGTTTTGTCCTTTGTGGCAAAAAAGCAGCAAAAGTTCACGTTACCGCTTAAGCATAATAACCATTGTCGTTGTTTTGGCAGTTGCTGTTTTTAAGTTAAATCCTATTTGGGTAATTATAGGGATTCTCTTGTTCAGTATTTTTTCATATAAATTTTTAATAGGACGAAAGAAGATACAGGGATGA
- a CDS encoding NUDIX hydrolase, with translation MDYANLTTLAYLFKDDKCLMLHRIKKNIDVNAGKWIGVGGHFKLGEMPEECLRREVKEETGLELQSWEWHGVITFNSKGWPDEYIFLYSSKSFTGELKACDEGELAWIPQKDLLKLNLWPGDRIFLKLMLAKHSPFSLKLSYEGDDLIEARLNGELIEL, from the coding sequence ATGGATTACGCAAATTTGACAACTTTGGCATATCTTTTTAAAGATGATAAATGCCTAATGTTACATCGCATAAAGAAAAATATCGATGTCAACGCCGGCAAATGGATTGGAGTTGGCGGCCATTTTAAGCTTGGCGAAATGCCCGAGGAATGCCTGCGACGTGAAGTTAAGGAAGAAACTGGGCTGGAATTGCAAAGTTGGGAATGGCATGGAGTGATCACATTCAATTCGAAGGGATGGCCTGACGAATACATATTTTTATACTCATCGAAATCGTTTACTGGCGAGCTTAAAGCATGCGATGAGGGTGAATTGGCTTGGATTCCCCAAAAGGATTTGCTGAAACTTAATTTATGGCCAGGCGATCGTATCTTTTTAAAACTTATGCTTGCCAAGCACAGCCCGTTTTCGCTGAAGTTGAGCTATGAAGGTGATGATTTGATTGAAGCGCGGCTCAACGGAGAATTGATTGAATTATAA
- a CDS encoding NAD(P)-dependent malic enzyme, with protein sequence MANVFERALELHAKLAGKISTELKGPLETKDDLSLMYSPGVAEPCRAIHKNVEDAYKYTWKGNTVAVVSNGTAVLGLGDIGAAAGLPVMEGKCCLFKRFGGINAVPLVIDTKDTEEVINFVKMVAPTFGGINLEDIAAPACIEIERRLKAELNIPVFHDDQHGTAIVVTAALINALKLVNKKAEDCVAVISGVGAAGSSIIHMIQSLGVKNVYGFNSRGLLNRKHKDTYTNKLYVELSQITNNDAEDLTLEEAMAKADIFIGVSVPNKVTKAMVKSMKRDPIVFAMANPDPEITYDDARAAGARVVGTGRSDYPNQVNNVLAFPGLFKGALAVRATEINEEMKFAAAEAIAALVAPEELSEEYVIPSPFDPRVADAVAKQVSDKAKQMNVIRKA encoded by the coding sequence ATGGCAAACGTTTTTGAAAGAGCATTGGAATTGCATGCAAAATTGGCTGGTAAGATTTCTACCGAGTTAAAGGGACCTCTGGAGACCAAGGACGACCTGTCTCTGATGTATTCTCCCGGTGTTGCGGAGCCTTGCCGCGCCATACATAAAAATGTTGAAGATGCCTACAAATATACATGGAAAGGCAATACAGTAGCCGTTGTTTCGAACGGTACGGCTGTGCTAGGCTTGGGTGATATCGGAGCTGCTGCAGGCCTGCCGGTAATGGAAGGAAAGTGCTGCCTGTTCAAACGGTTCGGCGGTATCAATGCTGTGCCGCTAGTTATTGACACCAAGGATACCGAAGAAGTGATCAACTTTGTTAAAATGGTTGCCCCTACATTCGGTGGAATCAATCTGGAAGATATTGCTGCGCCTGCCTGCATTGAAATTGAACGCCGACTTAAAGCGGAACTCAATATTCCAGTTTTCCATGATGACCAACACGGTACGGCAATTGTTGTAACGGCCGCTTTGATTAATGCATTGAAGTTGGTAAACAAAAAAGCCGAGGACTGTGTAGCCGTTATTTCCGGTGTGGGCGCGGCCGGTTCATCCATTATCCATATGATTCAGAGCTTGGGTGTGAAAAATGTCTACGGTTTCAATAGCCGCGGCCTTTTAAATCGTAAGCACAAGGATACTTACACCAATAAACTTTATGTTGAGCTGAGCCAAATTACCAATAATGATGCGGAAGATTTGACTTTGGAAGAGGCTATGGCCAAGGCCGATATTTTCATCGGTGTCAGTGTACCGAATAAAGTGACTAAAGCGATGGTTAAGAGCATGAAACGTGATCCAATCGTATTTGCTATGGCCAATCCTGATCCGGAAATCACTTATGATGATGCGAGGGCGGCCGGCGCACGGGTTGTCGGTACCGGACGTTCGGATTATCCTAACCAAGTTAATAACGTACTGGCTTTCCCAGGCTTGTTCAAAGGAGCTTTGGCTGTTAGAGCTACCGAAATCAATGAAGAGATGAAGTTTGCCGCCGCTGAGGCTATTGCAGCCTTGGTCGCGCCGGAAGAACTTAGTGAAGAATATGTCATTCCGTCACCGTTTGATCCACGGGTGGCTGATGCAGTAGCTAAACAGGTTTCCGACAAAGCGAAGCAAATGAATGTTATTCGCAAAGCTTGA
- a CDS encoding 2-hydroxycarboxylate transporter family protein — translation MKDLKLAGLRLPIYIVVFVVLLIAIFMGVLPKNMIGAFLFLVVVGELLNIIGNHCPIIKTYFGGGPIVVIFGGAALVYFKLLPKEVIQMVDSFMKDSIKITLEAGGKMKIATSGFLDFYIAALITGSILGMNRKLLIKAAIRYLPTIIAGVVVSLGLVALIGPLVGITTGQAVAYVGIPIMGGGMGAGAVPISQVFEKALGIPSDEILSKLVPAVALGNAMAIVAGGLLNKLGKVKPSLTGNGQMMARGTFEIPDDSAYNPTVKDYTAGIIMATMFFSLGSIIAFLLKKVGVNIHPYAWMILSVALAKVLNIIPAEVERACSAWYKFVAGAWTAALMLGIGMSYTNLGQIIKAFTPQYVILCAVVVIGAIIGTGFMGRLLGFNFVEAAITAGLCMANMGGTGDVAVLTASNRMELMPFAQISSRLGGAFIIFLASVLVPIFFG, via the coding sequence ATGAAAGACTTAAAATTGGCCGGATTAAGGCTACCGATTTATATTGTTGTCTTTGTCGTCTTGCTCATTGCTATATTTATGGGCGTTTTGCCGAAAAATATGATCGGTGCTTTCCTTTTTCTCGTTGTTGTCGGTGAACTACTTAACATTATAGGTAACCATTGTCCGATTATTAAAACTTATTTTGGCGGTGGCCCGATCGTTGTTATATTTGGTGGTGCAGCATTGGTTTACTTCAAACTTTTGCCCAAAGAAGTGATACAAATGGTCGATTCATTTATGAAAGATTCCATTAAGATCACCCTTGAAGCCGGCGGCAAAATGAAAATAGCTACTTCTGGTTTTCTGGATTTTTATATTGCGGCTTTAATTACCGGTTCAATCCTCGGTATGAATCGTAAATTGTTAATCAAAGCGGCAATCCGTTATTTGCCAACTATTATTGCTGGTGTTGTTGTCTCCCTTGGTCTTGTAGCTTTAATCGGACCGCTTGTCGGCATAACAACCGGGCAGGCAGTTGCTTATGTAGGTATCCCGATCATGGGCGGCGGTATGGGCGCCGGTGCGGTTCCGATATCACAGGTGTTTGAAAAAGCGTTGGGTATTCCATCAGATGAAATACTGTCAAAATTGGTTCCTGCCGTTGCGCTTGGTAATGCCATGGCGATTGTAGCCGGCGGCTTGCTGAACAAGCTCGGCAAAGTTAAACCGAGTTTGACCGGTAATGGCCAGATGATGGCCAGAGGAACTTTTGAAATTCCTGATGATTCCGCCTATAATCCGACTGTCAAGGATTACACAGCCGGTATTATCATGGCAACTATGTTCTTCTCGCTCGGTTCGATAATAGCTTTCCTTCTGAAAAAGGTTGGCGTGAATATTCATCCGTATGCTTGGATGATTTTGTCAGTTGCTCTTGCTAAAGTTTTGAATATTATCCCCGCCGAAGTGGAGAGAGCTTGCTCGGCATGGTATAAATTTGTGGCTGGTGCCTGGACTGCTGCTTTAATGCTGGGCATTGGAATGTCTTATACAAATTTGGGGCAGATTATAAAGGCTTTCACGCCGCAGTACGTGATTCTTTGCGCCGTCGTTGTGATCGGAGCAATTATCGGCACTGGCTTCATGGGTCGCTTGCTTGGGTTTAACTTCGTTGAAGCAGCAATTACCGCCGGACTTTGCATGGCAAACATGGGTGGTACCGGTGATGTCGCTGTGTTGACAGCTTCCAATCGTATGGAGTTGATGCCGTTTGCGCAAATCTCATCTCGTTTGGGAGGGGCATTCATAATTTTCTTGGCGTCAGTTTTAGTGCCGATATTCTTCGGGTAA
- a CDS encoding AI-2E family transporter, whose amino-acid sequence MNISRITFRRLLVLISFSILFYVCVQNIGSVVDFLRKVIIIVRPVALGLILAFILNVPMKAAEKYLFEKPLCLHDTTKPRLMKLAAVLKRPLCLLLALCLVFAMMAVVALFVIPVVAETISELISGIPAFAKRLEFKVNELATNNPRIVETLETLQIDWRELTEQAVGLMRTQAAGLLKHILSAGSDLVSGLTTFLVALVLAIYILSSKENLQRQMLKLLRALASDKRYDSILSVFKLANATFSAYVSGQFLEACLLGLATYIGMTILKLPFSGLIGVVVTIFAMIPIVGSFISVAVGTLLTVIEDPGKALIFFIFFIVLQQIEGNFIYPHVVGKSVKLSGLWVLVAISIGGSLGGIAGILVSIPTFSVLYSLIGQWVNRCLLRKEMNGLPMRWFDRTMNFFADVSQEMDKPITDGVGTKQDNIATTSNDTGVKNHAATTQDDRGKDGTSLSVTSNTGTNSTKSKNK is encoded by the coding sequence ATGAACATAAGCAGAATTACTTTCCGACGTTTACTGGTTCTTATTAGTTTTTCGATACTTTTTTACGTATGTGTTCAAAACATAGGTTCGGTAGTCGATTTCCTACGAAAAGTGATAATAATTGTACGTCCGGTAGCCTTGGGCTTGATTTTAGCCTTTATTCTTAATGTCCCGATGAAAGCGGCGGAGAAATATTTGTTTGAAAAACCGTTGTGTTTACATGATACAACCAAGCCTCGTCTGATGAAACTGGCTGCTGTTCTGAAGCGGCCTTTATGCCTTTTGCTTGCTCTTTGCTTGGTTTTCGCCATGATGGCAGTTGTAGCATTATTTGTCATTCCAGTCGTTGCTGAAACGATAAGCGAATTGATATCGGGTATACCTGCTTTTGCCAAACGATTAGAATTTAAGGTGAATGAACTTGCGACCAATAACCCTCGCATTGTTGAAACGCTTGAAACTTTACAAATCGATTGGAGGGAACTAACCGAACAAGCCGTCGGACTTATGCGAACTCAGGCCGCAGGGTTGTTGAAGCATATTTTATCGGCCGGTTCAGACCTGGTCTCTGGTTTGACAACATTCCTTGTTGCTTTGGTTCTCGCTATTTATATCCTGAGTTCTAAGGAAAATTTGCAGCGCCAAATGCTGAAATTGTTGCGAGCTTTGGCTTCTGATAAACGCTATGACTCAATTTTAAGTGTGTTTAAACTTGCAAATGCTACTTTTTCCGCCTATGTCAGCGGTCAATTCTTAGAGGCGTGTTTACTTGGATTAGCTACATATATTGGAATGACTATACTAAAACTGCCGTTTTCTGGCTTGATCGGAGTTGTTGTCACGATTTTCGCCATGATTCCGATTGTCGGATCATTTATTTCGGTTGCGGTTGGTACGCTTTTAACTGTAATTGAAGATCCTGGGAAAGCACTTATATTCTTTATCTTTTTTATTGTTCTGCAGCAAATAGAGGGCAACTTTATCTATCCACATGTTGTAGGCAAATCCGTCAAGCTATCAGGTCTCTGGGTACTTGTAGCGATCAGTATCGGCGGAAGTTTGGGCGGTATCGCGGGGATTTTGGTAAGTATACCGACCTTTTCTGTCCTTTACAGCTTGATAGGTCAGTGGGTAAACAGATGTCTGTTGCGCAAAGAAATGAACGGATTGCCGATGCGTTGGTTTGACCGTACGATGAATTTCTTTGCAGACGTTTCTCAAGAAATGGACAAGCCTATCACTGATGGAGTGGGAACTAAGCAGGATAATATTGCTACTACAAGTAACGATACTGGTGTGAAAAACCATGCCGCCACCACTCAGGATGATCGCGGAAAAGATGGAACAAGTTTGAGTGTCACGTCAAATACCGGCACCAATTCAACTAAATCAAAGAACAAGTGA
- a CDS encoding leucine-rich repeat domain-containing protein, with protein sequence MKKIRELTALLTASLMFCFSVGGLPRTISAEEDEWKSSDFVIENGVLYGFSPAGVTKLKDNPQVTLPSEDEQHQPVTKIASFAFTPNKSADIDNYMLRWKKSTDQGFGLDEYGVKIEKKGADFNASMLQGVKIPEGYTEVGQDAFRENSALTELKLPNSLQWIKIYAFGHTKLGNLTLGTGLTKIDDLAFFDAQVKGDLEFPAGFTSLGERAFKNNQLTNIVFKGNKLTEIKDCTFQDNSLTQLNFPTSIKKIAPDAFNGNIGVEEYGDKVVIRTTSPAQKISDGENFYCNPKDDKKIVLPELDVSKWVKGDFVIEHGVIKGFSKQGLRKIKRNKDVKLPDADASGAAVTEIADNAFRNIDMANESYRKFDIASVTLPKSLVRIGKYAFQCNNLTTIDFQDCEHLTEIDAGAFMDNQIADDFLSFPDSLKKIGAAAFHLNSIKGVILTLPNLQSIGTSAFRKNNISTLMFSADNLAEIGEMAFAENNLSDELDLSQLPALKKIGVQTFRNNKITSVQLPPNLEKIEAQAFYNNDIKQITLPDSVTSITFNAFSNDVAGKPKTVIIANNPKNIDKLPAGDGFVVNPYKKMDDIDKAAIKKALAAVKALPMDKLRSTTQKQFSDILNDGEKILKNSDLSKSEALKFVADTNFFLGRTSLDEAIAVGQAAEKNVVGADAIDLKNLHAKLEKAAETYNNAAVAPAKVDRLITELKNWTSLVKKEGPLAEAKMIQVYDKFSSPLDIPPYIIALQVYVDKSGKILFVSDQSYRVGEGQKNEFGAPIENVDEDNQGYHELALPTLAQYEGRNIDEIINGKFTDLVKGYGDAERYHVKGMFDLVVKACREAKAALAADQNHSGGSHYFSPVLPLLKGSYADGKAVGNWCSAVCVSRKAMSKDKLKDDVPATAAAVCN encoded by the coding sequence ATTGAAGGATAATCCACAAGTTACTTTGCCTAGCGAAGACGAGCAACATCAGCCGGTTACCAAAATCGCTTCATTTGCTTTTACACCTAATAAAAGCGCTGATATTGATAATTACATGTTGCGCTGGAAAAAGTCTACCGATCAAGGCTTTGGCTTGGACGAGTACGGTGTAAAAATTGAGAAAAAAGGTGCAGACTTTAACGCCAGCATGCTTCAGGGCGTAAAAATTCCGGAAGGATATACTGAAGTTGGGCAGGATGCTTTTCGCGAAAATTCTGCTTTAACGGAACTGAAACTGCCGAACTCCCTTCAGTGGATCAAAATATATGCTTTTGGGCATACCAAACTGGGAAATTTAACATTGGGAACTGGGCTGACCAAAATTGACGATTTGGCTTTTTTTGATGCACAAGTGAAGGGTGATTTAGAATTTCCCGCCGGCTTTACCTCTTTGGGCGAGCGAGCTTTTAAGAATAATCAATTGACAAACATTGTTTTTAAAGGGAACAAGCTGACAGAAATAAAAGATTGCACCTTTCAAGATAACAGCTTGACGCAGCTTAACTTCCCAACATCAATCAAGAAGATTGCCCCGGATGCATTCAATGGCAACATAGGTGTTGAAGAATATGGCGATAAAGTCGTTATTCGGACGACAAGTCCTGCCCAGAAAATATCGGATGGCGAAAATTTTTATTGCAATCCTAAGGACGACAAAAAGATAGTTTTGCCGGAATTAGACGTATCAAAATGGGTAAAAGGTGATTTTGTCATTGAACACGGGGTGATTAAGGGCTTTAGCAAACAAGGGCTACGCAAAATAAAGCGCAACAAGGACGTGAAACTACCTGATGCAGATGCTTCAGGCGCGGCAGTTACTGAAATTGCCGATAATGCTTTCCGCAACATTGACATGGCTAATGAAAGTTACCGCAAGTTTGATATTGCCAGTGTTACTTTGCCTAAAAGTTTAGTTAGAATCGGTAAATATGCTTTTCAATGCAATAATCTAACTACTATCGATTTTCAGGACTGCGAACATTTGACGGAAATAGATGCCGGAGCCTTCATGGACAATCAGATAGCGGATGACTTTTTGTCATTCCCGGATAGCTTAAAAAAAATCGGAGCGGCAGCCTTTCATCTTAATTCCATCAAAGGCGTAATTTTGACCTTGCCTAATTTGCAATCAATCGGAACTTCCGCCTTCCGCAAAAATAATATTTCAACCCTGATGTTTTCAGCTGATAATCTTGCCGAAATAGGCGAAATGGCTTTTGCAGAGAACAATCTGTCTGACGAACTTGACTTAAGTCAGCTGCCGGCACTCAAAAAAATCGGCGTACAAACTTTCCGCAACAACAAAATTACTTCTGTTCAGTTGCCGCCTAATTTGGAAAAAATTGAAGCGCAAGCCTTCTACAACAATGATATTAAGCAAATTACTCTGCCTGACAGTGTTACCTCAATCACGTTCAATGCGTTCAGTAATGATGTTGCCGGTAAGCCTAAAACGGTAATTATTGCTAACAATCCTAAGAATATTGATAAACTGCCAGCCGGCGATGGCTTCGTTGTCAATCCGTATAAGAAGATGGATGACATCGACAAGGCTGCGATAAAAAAGGCTTTGGCGGCGGTTAAGGCTTTGCCGATGGATAAGCTGCGTTCTACAACGCAAAAACAGTTTTCTGATATTTTGAATGATGGTGAAAAAATACTTAAGAATAGTGATTTAAGTAAGTCTGAAGCTCTTAAGTTTGTCGCCGATACCAATTTTTTCTTGGGCCGGACAAGTCTGGATGAAGCTATCGCGGTGGGGCAAGCGGCAGAAAAAAATGTCGTAGGTGCCGATGCGATTGACTTGAAAAACTTGCATGCCAAGCTGGAAAAGGCAGCTGAAACTTATAACAATGCAGCCGTAGCTCCGGCGAAAGTTGATCGCCTTATCACGGAGTTGAAAAACTGGACTTCTTTAGTGAAAAAAGAGGGGCCCTTGGCCGAGGCGAAGATGATTCAAGTATATGATAAGTTTTCTTCTCCTTTGGACATTCCGCCATACATAATCGCCTTGCAGGTTTATGTCGATAAATCAGGGAAAATTTTGTTCGTTTCCGATCAATCTTATCGGGTCGGCGAGGGACAGAAGAATGAGTTCGGTGCTCCGATTGAAAATGTCGATGAGGATAATCAGGGTTATCATGAGTTGGCGTTGCCAACCTTGGCTCAATATGAAGGACGGAATATTGATGAAATAATTAACGGCAAATTCACTGATTTGGTAAAGGGTTACGGCGATGCTGAACGATACCATGTTAAGGGCATGTTTGATTTGGTCGTAAAGGCTTGCCGTGAAGCCAAGGCGGCTTTGGCGGCTGATCAAAATCATAGTGGTGGTTCGCACTACTTTTCCCCGGTACTGCCTTTGCTCAAAGGTTCGTATGCAGACGGGAAGGCTGTAGGCAACTGGTGTTCTGCCGTGTGCGTGAGCCGAAAGGCCATGAGCAAAGACAAACTGAAGGATGATGTACCGGCTACTGCGGCAGCTGTTTGCAACTGA